In Aquiflexum balticum DSM 16537, a single genomic region encodes these proteins:
- a CDS encoding nuclear transport factor 2 family protein — protein sequence MKNLAILTILVAFALNACTQDSFTEKTFHDFIAKNEDQMFLSDNTDKNFVFIAGSGWKLGITDFIEQSSNMTIKNEFSDLTVNQSGGTAIVSGIIDQKIAQKENPSDVFEYKGVFTAVYASQNNKWVLMSWQHSDYRPEGSFTEKTFHELMAKTEDRMFTLENTDENFVFITGNGQKMGRTELKELTSTMAVINEFSDVTVNQSGATVIVSGLIDQKISQKENPAGAWNYKGVFTAVYAAQNNNWVLMSWQHSDYKPND from the coding sequence ATGAAAAATTTAGCAATCCTTACTATCCTTGTGGCATTTGCTCTAAATGCCTGTACCCAAGATTCTTTTACTGAAAAGACCTTCCATGACTTTATAGCGAAAAATGAAGATCAGATGTTTTTATCAGACAATACCGATAAAAACTTCGTGTTTATAGCTGGTAGTGGGTGGAAATTAGGCATTACAGATTTTATTGAGCAAAGCTCAAATATGACAATTAAAAATGAGTTTTCAGATCTAACCGTAAATCAATCAGGTGGTACGGCAATCGTTTCGGGGATTATCGACCAAAAGATTGCTCAAAAAGAGAATCCTTCGGATGTTTTTGAATACAAAGGGGTATTTACGGCCGTTTATGCATCCCAAAATAATAAGTGGGTATTAATGTCCTGGCAACATTCTGATTATAGGCCGGAAGGTTCTTTTACCGAAAAGACTTTCCATGAACTTATGGCTAAGACTGAAGATCGGATGTTTACATTAGAAAATACCGATGAAAACTTTGTGTTTATTACAGGTAATGGCCAGAAAATGGGTCGTACAGAGTTAAAGGAATTAACTTCAACGATGGCCGTTATTAATGAGTTTTCAGATGTAACCGTAAATCAATCAGGTGCTACTGTAATAGTTTCGGGTCTGATCGACCAAAAAATAAGTCAAAAAGAAAACCCTGCAGGTGCTTGGAATTACAAAGGAGTATTTACGGCCGTTTATGCAGCCCAAAACAATAATTGGGTACTCATGTCCTGGCAGCATTCCGATTATAAGCCGAATGACTGA